The proteins below come from a single Pelagibaculum spongiae genomic window:
- a CDS encoding secondary thiamine-phosphate synthase enzyme YjbQ — translation MIRMIERFSIKVTGQALHGFTRQLEHIVIDSDLGEGLCTLFIRHTSASLLIQENADPSAKYDLEQWLNRLVPENDPLYTHTLEGSDGMPAHIKAALTASSLSIPFQRGRLLLGTWQGVYLWEHRYYSGAREVVMHLSN, via the coding sequence ATGATTCGCATGATTGAGCGTTTCTCTATCAAGGTTACAGGGCAAGCGCTACATGGGTTTACTCGGCAGCTTGAACACATAGTGATCGATAGTGATCTTGGAGAAGGCTTATGTACTTTGTTCATTCGTCATACTTCAGCCAGCCTTTTGATACAGGAAAATGCCGATCCGAGCGCTAAGTATGACCTTGAACAATGGCTGAATCGGTTAGTGCCAGAAAATGACCCGCTCTACACGCATACATTGGAAGGCTCAGATGGCATGCCTGCGCATATTAAAGCGGCATTAACGGCCAGCAGTTTATCGATTCCATTTCAGCGCGGACGATTATTACTAGGTACCTGGCAGGGTGTTTATTTATGGGAACATCGATATTATTCAGGTGCAAGAGAAGTGGTGATGCATTTAAGCAAT